A stretch of Bombus vancouverensis nearcticus chromosome 13, iyBomVanc1_principal, whole genome shotgun sequence DNA encodes these proteins:
- the uif gene encoding sushi, von Willebrand factor type A, EGF and pentraxin domain-containing protein uif isoform X1, with the protein MLIRELAAVWVAVLLCHLQLTESQVPTTNVFTCPNGWELKGIHCYKFFNIRHSWEKAAELCRRYGSELMVVESYSENNMSASMIGRHLDRYWLGLASLDDLRTNTLESAAGMLVSQYAGFWASKQPNPQSGECVDVALTDDRQTWELTTCESLLPFMCRANACPAGSFHCSNGKCVNAAFKCDKQDDCGDFSDEIDCPANCQFYMASSGDVVESPNYPHKYAPLSNCKWTLEGPQGHNILLQFQEFETEKSFDIVQILVGGRTEEKSVNLATLSGKQELTNKLFVSASNFMIIKFSTDSSVERKGFRASWKTEPQTCGGILRATPQGQVLTSPGYPQNYPGGLECLYILQAQPGRIMSLEIEDLDLEMNRDYILIRDGDSPMSRPIARLTGKSEDNPTVIMSTGSNLYLYLKTSLGDSRRGFSIRYTQGCKATIIARNGTVQSPSFGLNDYPNNQECLYRVKNPQGGPLSLKFISFNVHKTDFVQIYDGPNTNGLRLHPGSGFTSNTRPKITLTAESGEMLVRFTSDALHSSPGWQAEFSADCPQLQSGEGALASSRDTAFGTTVTFSCPLGQEFATGKAKITTECLPGGNWSVTYIPKCQEVYCGPVPQIDNGFSIGSSNVTYRGLATYQCYAGFAFPSGRPTEKISCMADGRWEKKPSCLASQCSPLPEAPHSNITILNGGGRSYGTIVRFECEPGYVRSGHPVILCMSNGTWSDEVPTCSRAKCPLLPTIKNGFVVDTTKDYFYGDEARVQCNRGYKLSGSNIIQCGPNQLFDNVPTCEDINECASSQCDLASTECINNPGAFTCKCKPGFAPTMECRPIGDLGLINGGIPDESITVSSSENGYTRTGVRLNNGDGWCGNNIEPGANWVMIDMKAPTIIRGFRTQIVSRVDGNIAYTSAVRIQYTDDLTDTFKDYTNPDGTPVEFRILEPTLSVLNLPVPIEARYIKFRIQDYVGAPCMKLEIMGCTRLECTDINECAINNGGCHQKCINNPGSYACMCNTGYELYKGNGTAGFYIEKHETGERDGDLVQKNKTCVPVMCPAISAPENGKLLSTKQKHHFGDLVRFQCNFGYVLSGSSAVICTSSGAWNGTTPECQYAKCVSLPDDKNEGLSVIRSDEASVLVPFKQNVTLKCGSNGRYLRNTATSGFRQCVYDPKPGLPDYWLSGYQPACPRADCGKPLPTPGAEYGQYLDTKYQSSFFFGCQDTFKLAGQTNRHDNVVRCQANGIWDFGNLRCEGPVCEDPGRPSDGFQVARSYEQGSEVQFGCSRPGYILINPRPIVCVREPECKVVKPLGLASGRIPDSAINATSERPNYEAKNVRLNSVTGWCGKQEAFTYVSVDLGQVYRVKAILVKGVVTNDIVGRPTEIRFFYKQAEIENYVVYFPNFNLTMRDPGNYGELAMITLPKYVQARFVILGIVSYMDNACLKFELMGCEEPVTEPLLGYDYGFSPCVDNEPPVFQNCPQQPIVVQKGTDGGLLPVNFTEPTAIDNSGSIARLEVKPHSFRTPLKVFQDTVVKYVAFDYDGNVAICEINITVPDVTPPKLSCPQSYVIELIDKQESYSVNFNETRRRINATDVSGPVKITFVPERAVIPIGGFENVTVYATDSSGNRASCHFQVSVQATPCVDWELKPPANGGLKCVPGDKGLQCIATCKNGFRFTDGAPVKTFTCDVAKHWSPSSVVPDCVSENTQQANYHVVAAVTYRANGAVSRSCLPQYQDLMSQYYMNLNNILTQRCSAVNVNMNVSFVRSVPFLLEENVLKMDFILVIVPAIRQPQLYDLCGSTLNLIFDLSVPSTSAVIEPLLNVSAIGNQCPPLRALKSSITRGFTCSIGEVLNMDTNDVPRCLHCPAGTFAGEKQKQCTSCPKGFYQNSDRQGSCLRCPFGTYTREEGSKSIDDCVPVCGYGTYSPTGLVPCLECPRNSYTGEPPVGGYKDCQTCPAGTFTYQPAAPGRDRCRAKCSPGMYSDTGLAPCAQCPKDFFQPQHGATTCVECPTNMYTDGAGAVGREECKPVQCTDSVCQHGGLCVPMGHGIQCLCPAGFSGRRCEIDIDECASQPCYNGATCIDLPQGYRCQCANGYSGVNCQEEKSDCSNDTCPERAMCKDEPGFNNYTCLCRSGYTGVDCDITINPCTASGNPCNNGATCVALQQGRYKCDCLPGWEGQSCEINTDDCAEKPCLLGANCTDLVADFSCDCPAGFTGKRCHEKIDLCSGNPCLNGICVDNLFSHECICHPGWTGAACETNINECSSKPCKNNGQCIDQVDGYTCTCEPGYTGKQCQHTIDDCASEPCQNGGTCVDQLEGFVCKCRPGFVGLQCEAELDECLSDPCSPVGTDRCVDLDNTFVCHCREGYTGSACEINIDDCASDPCLNGATCRDEVGGFKCMCPEGWTGVHCEVDVGMCQNHPCQNDAACVDLFIDYFCVCPSGTDGKQCETAPERCIGNPCMHNGRCQDFGSGLNCTCPDDYTGIGCQYEYDACQAGACKNGATCIDEGAGFTCICPSGYTGKTCEDDIIDCKENSCPPSATCIDLTGKFFCQCPFNLTGDDCRKSIQVDYDLYFSDPVRSSAAQVIPFFTGGRKSLTVAMWVQYTQKDEAGIFFTLYSVSSPHVPMNRRLMIQAHSNGVQVSLFHDLQDVYLPFREYATINDGQWHHVAVVWNGENGGELVLITEGLIASKTEGYGSGRSLPSYAWAVLGKPQSENTKGYTESGFQGHLTKVQIWSRALHITNEIQKQVRDCRTEPVLYQGLVLTWAGYDDTVGGVERVVPSHCGQRVCPPGYGGTKCQQLESDKIPPKMEYCPGDLWVIAKNGSAIVSWDEPKFVDNVGIVRIQEKNGHRSGQTLMWGTYDISYVAYDQAGNSASCNFKVYVLSDFCPELPDPIGGTQQCKDWGSGGQFKVCEIFCNPGLRFSQEVPKFYTCGAEGFWRPTNDPSLPLIYPACTSATPAQRVFRIKMNFPTSVLCNEAGQGVLKKKVRDAVNSLNRDWNFCSYSYEGTRECKDLHIDVQCDHRIRTTRETNEEDGGTYIISAVVPAEPTRQARQGSDTYEVEISFPAINDPILNANSNERATVQTLLERLILEEDQFDVHDILPNTVPDPASLMLESDYDCPVGQVVMAPDCVPCAVGTYYDEETKQCLSCPVGSYQSESGQLKCSSCPVIAGRPSVTVGPGARSAADCKEQCPAGKYYDDLAGLCRSCGHGFYQPNEGSFSCLLCGLGKTTRTAEAVSREECRDECGSGQQLAVEGKCEPCPRGSYRTQGVQAACQACPVGRTTPNMGSAAIEECSLPVCEPGTYLNGTLNECMECKKGTYQSEPQQTFCIPCPPNTSTKGTAATSKADCTNPCETSDAEMHCDANAYCLLIPETSDFKCECKPGYNGTGTECTDVCMGYCDNEGVCLKDSRGQPSCRCSGSFTGKRCTEKSEFFYITGGIAGGVILIIFVVLLVWMICVRASRKKEPKKMLTPATDQNGSQVNFYYGAPTPYAESIAPSHHSTYAHYYDDEEDGWEMPNFYNETYMKESLHNGKMNSLARSNASIYGTKDDLYDRLKRHAYPGKKDKSDSDSEGQ; encoded by the exons CAAGCAAGAACTCACCAACAAACTATTCGTATCCGCCTCGAACTTCATGATCATCAAATTTAGCACAGATTCGTCGGTGGAAAGGAAAGGTTTCCGAGCTTCGTGGAAAACCGAACCGCAAACTTGCGGCGGAATTCTTCGAGCAACTCCTCAAGGACAGGTCCTCACCTCTCCAGGATATCCTCAGAATTATCCTGGAGGATTGGAATGTCTGTATATTCTGCAAGCTCAACCTGGTCGTATAATGTCGCTCGAA ATCGAAGATCTGGATCTCGAGATGAATCGGGACTACATTCTAATTAGAGACGGTGACTCGCCAATGAGCAGACCGATAGCCAGACTAACAGGCAAATCGGAAGACAATCCTACGGTGATCATGTCAACTGGAAGTAACTTGTACCTCTACCTCAAGACTAGTCTTGGTGACTCAAGAAGAGGCTTCAGCATTCGATACACTCAAGGTTGTAAAGCTACGATAATTGCTAGGAATGGAACGGTTCAGTCGCCATCTTTCGGGTTGAATGATTATCCTAACAACCAGGAGTGCTTGTACAGGGTGAAGAATCCTCAGGGAGGACCGCTGTCCCTGAAGTTTATCAGCTTCAACGTTCATAAGACTGACTTTGTCCAG ATATACGATGGCCCAAATACTAATGGCCTCCGTTTGCATCCTGGAAGTGGGTTCACGTCGAACACGAGACCAAAGATCACTTTGACAGCTGAGAGCGGAGAAATGTTGGTTAGATTCACCTCTGATGCTCTTCATAGCAGTCCTGGCTGGCAAGCAGAGTTCTCAGCAG ATTGTCCTCAGCTTCAGTCCGGCGAAGGAGCATTAGCGTCAAGCAGGGACACAGCTTTCGGTACAACAGTAACGTTCTCGTGTCCCCTGGGCCAGGAATTTGCCACTGGTAAAGCGAAGATTACCACAGAGTGTCTTCCTGGAGGGAACTGGTCTGTTACCTACATTCCCAAGTGTCAAGAAGTTTACTGTGGACCGGTACCGCAAATTGACAATGGTTTCTCCATTGGATCCTCTAATGTTACCTATCGCGGTTTGGCTACTTATCAATGTTACGCTGGTTTCGCATTCCCATCTGGTAGACCTACCGAGAAAATTTCGTGCATGGCTGATGGAAGATGGGAGAAGAAGCCATCTTGTTTAG CCTCTCAGTGTTCTCCGCTTCCGGAAGCGCCGCACTCCAACATAACTATCCTAAATGGAGGTGGACGAAGTTACGGAACAATTGTACGATTCGAGTGTGAGCCAGGATACGTTAGAAGCGGACATCCTGTGATTCTCTGCATGAGCAATGGAACCTGGTCCGACGAAGTACCAACGTGTTCTC GTGCAAAGTGTCCGTTGCTACCCACGATCAAGAACGGTTTCGTAGTCGACACGACCAAGGACTACTTTTATGGAGACGAAGCTAGAGTTCAATGCAACAGAGGCTATAAACTGTCCGGGTCGAATATCATACAGTGTGGACCCAATCAGCTGTTCGATAATGTACCCACTTGCGAAG ATATAAACGAGTGTGCATCGAGCCAATGCGACCTAGCCTCCACAGAGTGCATCAACAATCCTGGTGCGTTTACTTGCAAATGCAAACCTGGATTCGCTCCAACTATGGAATGCAGACCTATAGGCGATCTTGGATTGATCAATGGTGGTATCCCGGATGAGTCTATCACCGTTTCAAGCTCTGAGAATGGTTACACCAGAACT GGCGTTCGACTGAACAATGGCGATGGTTGGTGCGGCAACAACATCGAACCAGGCGCAAACTGGGTGATGATCGACATGAAAGCTCCAACGATCATCCGCGGTTTCCGTACGCAAATAGTCTCCAGAGTAGATGGAAACATAGCCTACACATCAGCAGTGCGAATTCAATACACCGATGATCTAACAGATACCTTTAAAGACTACACGAATCCTGATGGAACACCGGTAGAGTTCAGGATATTAGAACCTACTTTATCTGTTCTAAACTTGCCAGTTCCCATCGAGGCACGTTATATCAAATTTAGAATTCAAGATTACGTTGGAGCACCCTGTATGAAACTCGAAATCATGGGATGCACTCGTTTAGAGTGTACAGATATCAACGAATGTGCCATTAACAATGGTGGTTGTCACCAGAAATGTATAAACAATCCTGGAAGCTATGCTTGTATGTGTAATACGGGATACGAATTGTACAAAGGCAATGGAACTGCTGGTTTTTACATAGAGAAGCACGAAACTGGTGAGAGAGATGGAGATTTGGTTCAGAAGAATAAGACTTGCGTACCAGTTATGTGTCCAGCTATATCGGCGCCTGAGAATGGAAAGTTATTGTCGACCAAG CAAAAACATCACTTTGGTGATCTTGTGAGATTCCAATGTAACTTCGGATATGTGTTGTCTGGTTCCTCGGCTGTTATTTGCACGTCCAGTGGAGCTTGGAATGGAACCACTCCCGAATGTCAAT ATGCCAAGTGTGTGTCGCTACCAGACGACAAGAACGAAGGCCTCTCGGTGATCCGCAGCGACGAAGCCAGCGTCCTGGTACCATTCAAACAAAACGTCACCCTAAAATGTGGCAGCAACGGTCGTTATTTGCGCAATACAGCTACCTCAGGCTTCCGTCAATGCGTGTACGATCCGAAACCAGGTCTACCAGATTATTGGCTATCAGGTTATCAACCAGCCTGTCCAAGAGCCGACTGTGGAAAGCCTCTTCCAACACCTGGCGCGGAATATGGTCAATATTTGGACACCAAATACcaatcttccttcttcttcggtTGTCAAGACACCTTCAAACTGGCTGGACAAACAAATCGTCATGACAATGTAGTCAGGTGTCAAGCAAATGGAATCTGGGACTTTGGGAACCTCCGATGCGAAGGTCCCGTTTGTGAAGACCCTGGACGACCTAGCGATGGCTTCCAAGTAGCCAGGAGCTACGAGCAAGGATCAGAAGTTCAATTCGGTTGCAGTAGACCAGGATATATTCTCATTAATCCTCGACCAATTGTCTGCGTTCGAGAGCCAGAATGCAAAGTCGTGAAGCCTCTTGGTCTAGCCTCTGGACGAATTCCAGACTCAGCCATCAATGCAACCTCGGAAAGGCCTAATTACGAGGCTAAGAACGTCCGTTTGAATTCAGTGACCGGTTGGTGTGGTAAACAAGAGGCCTTCACTTACGTCAGCGTTGATTTGGGTCAAGTTTATAGAGTAAAAGCAATTTTGGTGAAAGGTGTGGTGACGAATGACATCGTTGGCAGGCCAACGGAGATTAGGTTCTTCTACAAACAGGCTGAGATTGAGAATTATGTCGTCTACTTCCCTAATTTTAATCTGACTATGAGAGATCCTGGGAATTACGGAGAATTGGCGATGATCACTTTGCCTAAATATGTCCAAGCTCGGTTTGTCATTCTTGGAATTGTTAGTTATATGGATAACGCTTGTTTGAAGTTTGAATTAATGGGTTGCGAGGAACCAGTGACAGAACCATTGTTGGGATACGACTATGGGTTCTCTCCCTGCGTGGACAATGAACCACCAGTGTTCCAGAATTGTCCTCAACAACCGATTGTGGTACAAAAGGGAACGGATGGAGGATTATTGCCTGTGAATTTCACTGAACCCACGGCTATTGATAACAGTGGAAGTATTGCGCGATTGGAAGTAAAACCTCATAGTTTTAGAACACCACTGAAGGTGTTTCAGGATACTGTGGTGAAATATGTGGCCTTTGATTATGATGGAAATGTGGCTATTTGTGAGATCAACATCACTGTACCTG ACGTGACACCGCCAAAACTGAGCTGTCCCCAAAGCTACGTCATAGAGTTAATAGACAAGCAAGAAAGTTACTCCGTCAATTTCAACGAAACTCGCAGAAGAATCAATGCTACAGATGTTTCTGGACCAGTGAAGATTACATTTGTCCCGGAAAGAGCAGTGATACCAATTGGAGGCTTCGAGAATGTTACTGTTTACGCGACAGACTCTAGTGGAAATAGGGCATCCTGTCACTTCCAAGTGTCTGTTCAAGCAACGCCTTGCGTCGATTGGGAATTGAAACCACCGGCTAATGGAGGACTAAAGTGTGTTCCTGGTGATAAGGGACTTCAGTGTATCGCCACTTGCAAGAATGGCTTCCGTTTCACCGATGGTGCACCTGTGAAGACGTTCACGTGTGACGTCGCTAAACACTGGTCTCCTTCCTCCGTTGTTCCTGATTGTGTCTCAGAAA ATACACAACAGGCGAACTATCATGTGGTCGCAGCAGTAACTTACAGAGCCAATGGCGCTGTTTCGAGATCCTGCCTGCCGCAGTATCAGGATCTTATGTCTCAATATTATATGAATCTGAATAATATCCTGACGCAACGTTGCTCTGCTGTGAATGTCAATATGAACGTGTCATTTGTGAGATCAGTACCGTTTCTTCTTGAAGAAAATGTTTTGAAG ATGGACTTCATTCTCGTCATCGTACCAGCTATACGTCAGCCTCAATTGTACGATCTCTGTGGCTCCACGCTGAACTTGATCTTCGATCTATCAGTTCCTTCCACTAGTGCAGTTATAGAACCATTATTAAACGTTTCTGCCATTGGAAATCAGTGTCCTCCTCTTAGAGCTTTAAAGTCATCCATCACTCGTGGCTTCACGTGTAGCATTGGCGAAGTTTTGAACATGGAtaccaacgatgtcccacggtgtc TGCATTGTCCAGCCGGAACATTCGCTGGAGAAAAGCAAAAACAATGCACATCCTGTCCGAAAGGCTTCTACCAAAATAGCGACCGCCAAGGATCCTGCTTACGCTGTCCATTCGGTACATACACTCGAGAAGAGGGTTCCAAGAGCATAGACGACTGTGTCCCCGTTTGTGGATACGGTACCTATTCTCCAACAGGTCTGGTACCATGTCTGGAGTGTCCCAGAAACAGCTATACAGGAGAGCCGCCAGTTGGTGGCTATAAAGATTGCCAGACCTGCCCAGCAGGAACCTTCACCTACCAGCCAGCTGCTCCAGGTCGAGATCGATGCAGAGCCAAATGTTCTCCTGGCATGTACTCTGACACAGGACTGGCTCCCTGTGCTCAGTGCCCTAAGGACTTCTTCCAACCTCAACACGGAGCTACCACCTGCGTTGAATGTCCGACAAATATGTACACCGATGGTGCAGGAGCAGTTGGACGAGAAGAATGCAAGCCGGTGCAGTGCACCGACAGTGTGTGTCAACATGGAGGCTTATGTGTTCCCATGGGACACGGTATCCAATGTCTCTGTCCTGCCGGATTCTCTGGAAGGCGCTGCGAAATCGATATCGACGAATGTGCCTCTCAGCCTTGTTATAATGGAGCTACGTGCATAGACTTGCCACAGGGTTACAGGTGTCAGTGTGCTAATGGTTATTCTGGAGTTAATTGCCAGGAAGAGAAGTCAGATTGTTCGAACGACACCTGTCCTGAGAGAGCTATGTGCAAAGACGAACCTGGATTTAATAACTACACGTGCCTTTGTCGCTCTGGGTACACTGGTGTCGACTGTGATATCACT ATAAACCCATGCACAGCCAGTGGAAATCCTTGCAACAACGGCGCCACCTGCGTAGCGCTGCAACAAGGTCGCTACAAATGCGACTGTCTACCAGGTTGGGAGGGTCAGAGCTGTGAAATCAACACAGACGATTGTGCTGAAAAACCATGCCTACTAGGTGCCAACTGCACAGATTTAGTAGCCGACTTCAGCTGTGACTGTCCTGCAGGATTCACCGGCAAACGGTGTCACGAGAAAATAGATTTATGCTCAGGAAATCCTTGTCTAAATGGAATATGCGTAGATAATCTATTCAGCCACGAGTGCATCTGTCATCCAGGATGGACAGGTGCAGCTTGTGAAACGAATATCAACGAATGTTCTAGCAAACCTTGCAAGAACAATGGCCAATGTATCGATCAGGTTGATGGATACACTTGCACCTGTGAACCAGGTTATACAGGCAAACAGTGTCAACACACTATCGATGACTGTGCCTCTGAACCTTGTCAAAACGGAGGGACCTGCGTGGATCAGTTAGAAGGATTCGTTTGTAAATGTAGACCGGGTTTCGTTGGACTTCAATGCGAAGCTGAATTGGATGAATGTCTCAGTGACCCATGCAGTCCTGTTGGAACAGATCGTTGCGTTGATTTGGATAATACTTTTGTTTGTCACTGTCGCGAGGGTTATACCGGATCAGCGTGTGAGATCAATATCGATGACTGTGCATCCGATCCTTGTCTAAATGGCGCCACGTGCAGAGACGAGGTCGGCGGGTTTAAATGTATGTGTCCTGAAGGTTGGACTGGAGTTCATTGCGAGGTGGACGTTGGAATGTGCCAAAATCATCCTTGTCAGAATGATGCGGCTTGCGTTGATTTGTTCATTGATTACTTTTGTGT ATGCCCGTCAGGAACGGATGGAAAACAATGTGAAACAGCACCCGAGCGTTGTATTGGCAATCCTTGCATGCACAATGGACGTTGCCAAGACTTTGGATCTGGGCTCAACTGTACTTGTCCCGATGACTACACTGGAATCGGTTGTCAATACGAATATGACGCTTGTCAGGCTGGCGCGTGTAAGAACGGAGCTACGTGTATTGACGAAGGTGCTGGATTCACTTGTATTTGTCCATCAGGGTACACAG GCAAAACGTGCGAGGATGATATAATCGACTGCAAAGAGAATTCATGTCCACCATCAGCGACGTGCATCGATCTTACTGGCAAATTCTTCTGCCAATGTCCTTTCAACTTGACTGGTGACGATTGCAGAAAGT CTATCCAAGTGGATTACGATTTGTACTTCAGCGACCCAGTGCGCAGTAGCGCAGCCCAAGTGATTCCATTCTTTactggaggaagaaagagccTAACAGTGGCCATGTGGGTGCAATATACTCAAAAAGATGAAGCTGGAATATTCTTCACTCTCTACTCAGTCAG CTCTCCACACGTTCCTATGAATAGGAGACTTATGATCCAGGCACACAGCAATGGAGTCCAAGTGTCGTTATTCCACGATCTGCAAGACGTTTATCTGCCATTCAGAGAGTATGCAACGATTAACGATGGCCAGTGGCATCACGTTGCTGTAGTTTGGAATGGTGAAAACGGTGGAGAATTGGTCTTAATAACAGAGGGTCTAATTGCCAGCAAGACGGAAGGTTATGGAAGCGGAAGATCTCTTCCTTCTTA TGCCTGGGCAGTGCTAGGTAAGCCACAGAGCGAAAATACGAAAGGCTACACGGAATCAGGCTTCCAAGGACATCTGACCAAGGTACAAATCTGGAGTCGAGCCTTACATATCACGAACGAGATCCAGAAACAAGTTCGTGACTGTCGTACCGAACCTGTTCTCTACCAAGGTTTGGTCTTAACTTGGGCAGGCTACGATGACACAGTCGGAGGAGTAGAGAGAGTCGTACCTTCACACTGTGGACAAAGAGTATGTCCACCTGGATACGGCGGTACCAAGTGTCAACAATTGGAATCCGACAAAATTCCACCGAAAATGGAGTACTGTCCAGGCGACCTTTGGGTGATCGCCAAGAACGGATCAGCTATAGTTAGCTGGGATGAACCGAAATTCGTCGATAACGTTGGTATAGTGAGGATCCAGGAGAAGAATGGACATAGGTCAGGACAAACATTAATGTGGGGAACGTACGATATTAGTTACGTGGCTTATGACCAGGCTGGAAACTCTGCCAGCTGCAATTTCAAGGTCTATGTACTAT CCGATTTCTGCCCAGAATTACCAGATCCAATTGGAGGCACGCAACAATGCAAAGACTGGGGCTCTGGCGGCCAGTTCAAGGTCTGTGAGATATTCTGCAACCCCGGGTTGAGATTCTCTCAAGAAGTACCGAAATTCTACACCTGCGGAGCTGAAGGATTCTGGAGACCAACCAACGATCCGTCCCTTCCTCTCATCTATCCAGCTTGTACAA GTGCCACACCAGCGCAGCGTGTATTCAGAATCAAAATGAACTTCCCAACATCAGTGCTATGCAACGAAGCTGGTCAGGGAGTGCTCAAGAAGAAAGTTCGAGATGCTGTGAATTCTTTGAATAGAGATTGGAATTTCTGCTCATATTCGTACGAAG GAACTCGCGAATGCAAAGATTTGCACATCGATGTTCAATGCGATCATCGCATACGCACCACCAGAGAAACGAACGAAGAGGATGGTGGAACGTACATAATCTCAGCAGTAGTGCCAGCTGAACC AACGAGACAAGCTCGGCAAGGAAGCGATACCTACGAGGTGGAGATCTCGTTCCCGGCGATAAA cgACCCGATTTTGAACGCAAACTCGAACGAGAGAGCGACTGTTCAAACCCTATTGGAGAGATTAATCCTGGAGGAAGATCAGTTCGACGTTCACGATATTTTGCCCAATACCGTGCCAGATCCAGCTTCTTTGATGTTGGAGTCTGATTATGATTGTCCTGTTGGACAAGTCGTTATGGCACCTGATTGTG TGCCATGCGCCGTGGGAACGTATTACGACGAAGAAACGAAACAGTGTCTGTCCTGTCCAGTGGGAAGCTACCAGAGCGAATCAGGTCAACTGAAATGCAGTTCCTGTCCGGTGATAGCAGGACGTCCTAGCGTAACGGTGGGGCCAGGTGCTCGAAGCGCAGCCGATTGCAAGGAACAATGTCCCGCGGGAAAATACTACGACGACCTGGCTGGTCTTTGTCGAAGTTGTGGCCATGGTTTCTATCAACCTAACGAGGGTAGTTTCTCGTGTTTGTTGTGCGGCCTGGGAAAAACTACCAGAACAGCGGAAGCTGTGTCTCGAGAAGAATGCAGAGACGAGTGTGGCTCTGGACAGCAATTGGCTGTCGAAGGAAAATGCGAACCCTGCCCAAGAGGAAGTTACAGAACTCAGGGAGTTCAAGCTGCCTGTCAGGCGTGTCCCGTTGGCAGAACGACACCGAATATGGGTTCTGCGGCGATAGAAGAATGTTCTCTGCCCGTATGCGAACCTGGAACGTATTTGAACGGAACGCTGAACGAATGTATGGAGTGCAAGAAGGGAACGTATCAGTCGGAGCCGCAGCAGACCTTCTGCATACCTTGTCCTCCTAATACTAGTACCAAAGGAACAGCTGCG acCAGCAAAGCTGATTGTACTAACCCATGCGAGACAAGCGACGCGGAAATGCACTGCGACGCTAACGCGTATTGCTTGCTGATACCGGAAACGAGCGACTTTAAATGCGAGTGCAAGCCAGGATATAATGGAACCGGAACCGAGTGCACCGATGTCTGCATGGGCTACTGCGATAACGAAGGAGTATGTCTTAAAGATTCGCGAGGTCAACCATCCTGCAGATGCAGCGGAAGTTTCACCGGAAAACGATGTACGGAAAAGTCTGAGTTCTTCTATATCACAGGTGGCATCGCTGGTGGAGTTATCTTAATCATCTTCGTCGTTCTTCTTGTATGGATGATCTGTGTCAG AGCTTCCAGAAAGAAGGAACCTAAAAAGATGCTAACACCAGCGACAGACCAAAATGGTTCGCAAGTGAACTTCTATTACGGCGCGCCCACGCCGTACGCGGAATCTATCGCGCCGTCCCACCATAGTACCTACGCTCACTATTACGACGATGAGGAGGACGGCTGGGAAATGCCTAACTTTTACAACGAGACCTACATGAAAG AGAGTCTGCACAATGGCAAAATGAACAGTCTTGCACGCTCCAACGCCAGTATTTACGGCACGAAAGACGACCTTTACGATAGACTGAAACGTCATGCGTATCCTGGCAAGAAAG